One region of Glutamicibacter sp. B1 genomic DNA includes:
- a CDS encoding YceD family protein, protein MKTLNEQVSAPADVGNALIGIRGGSELDLDLRFEAVHEGILVSGTATAQIAGECGRCLDPIEYDYEADIQELFYYEESEEFEDDDDVDQYWVIGDLIDIDPVLRSAVVTALPFQPVCREDCLGLCNECGINLNEDPEHHHEILDPRWAALAQLSDNVADDATTTKTSDKREEK, encoded by the coding sequence ATGAAAACTCTCAACGAGCAGGTTTCGGCTCCCGCAGATGTGGGAAATGCACTCATCGGCATTCGTGGAGGATCTGAGCTTGACTTAGATCTTCGCTTTGAAGCCGTGCATGAAGGAATTTTGGTATCGGGTACCGCTACAGCACAAATTGCTGGGGAATGTGGACGATGCCTAGATCCCATCGAGTACGACTACGAGGCTGATATTCAAGAGCTCTTCTACTATGAAGAGAGCGAAGAATTCGAAGACGATGATGATGTGGATCAGTATTGGGTAATCGGTGACTTGATTGACATCGATCCGGTATTACGGAGCGCAGTGGTTACCGCCCTGCCGTTCCAGCCGGTTTGCCGGGAAGATTGCTTGGGGCTCTGCAATGAATGCGGAATCAACCTCAACGAAGACCCCGAGCATCACCATGAGATTCTGGATCCACGTTGGGCAGCGCTAGCGCAGCTGTCCGACAATGTCGCAGATGATGCGACAACAACTAAAACGTCAGACAAGAGAGAAGAGAAGTAG
- the rpmF gene encoding 50S ribosomal protein L32 — protein sequence MAVPKRKMSRANTRARRSQWKATAPNLVKTVENGRVTYSLPHQAKVVTDSAGTELFLEYKGRKVADV from the coding sequence GTGGCTGTTCCAAAGCGGAAGATGTCCCGTGCGAATACTCGTGCCCGCCGTTCTCAGTGGAAGGCTACCGCGCCGAACCTGGTGAAGACCGTTGAAAACGGTCGCGTAACTTACAGCCTGCCTCACCAGGCTAAGGTTGTCACCGACTCGGCTGGTACCGAACTGTTCCTTGAGTACAAGGGTCGCAAGGTCGCAGACGTCTAA
- the rnc gene encoding ribonuclease III, with amino-acid sequence MKRLGIEIDSETFRLAFTHRSYSYENGGIPTNERLEFLGDSILGFCVAEYLYAKFPDLPEGDLAKRRAAIVSTRALAMIARDLEVGKHLLLGRGEAQSNGADKSSILADTMESILGATYLVQGMDAARAFVLRFVTPLLEDPRLLGATTDWKTVIQEVVASRKLGELRYQVTGSGPDHARTYLAVLHIDDKGYGEGHGPSKKEAEQEAAHQTWLQLNPGEQIPKN; translated from the coding sequence ATGAAGCGTCTCGGAATCGAAATTGATTCCGAGACGTTTCGTCTTGCATTTACCCATCGCTCGTATTCATACGAAAACGGTGGCATTCCAACCAATGAACGCCTTGAATTCTTAGGCGATTCAATTCTTGGCTTCTGCGTGGCTGAATACCTCTACGCAAAATTCCCAGACCTTCCCGAAGGTGACCTCGCCAAACGCCGTGCTGCCATCGTCAGCACCCGTGCTCTAGCAATGATTGCCCGTGATCTGGAAGTTGGGAAACACCTCCTGCTTGGACGTGGCGAAGCCCAGTCCAATGGTGCCGATAAGTCATCCATTCTGGCTGACACCATGGAATCAATTCTCGGTGCCACTTACCTAGTGCAGGGAATGGACGCAGCTCGTGCATTCGTCCTACGCTTTGTCACACCTTTACTTGAAGATCCTCGCCTGCTCGGTGCTACCACCGACTGGAAGACCGTCATTCAAGAAGTCGTCGCTTCCCGTAAGCTAGGCGAACTTCGCTACCAGGTCACCGGTTCCGGCCCGGATCACGCCCGTACATACCTCGCCGTGCTACATATCGATGACAAAGGCTATGGTGAAGGCCACGGGCCATCGAAAAAAGAAGCTGAACAGGAAGCAGCCCATCAAACATGGTTGCAGCTTAATCCTGGCGAGCAGATTCCCAAGAACTAA
- the mutM gene encoding bifunctional DNA-formamidopyrimidine glycosylase/DNA-(apurinic or apyrimidinic site) lyase, which produces MPELPEVEVVRRGLEKWVRGRTLESVEVLDPRSVRRHLDGPQDFEQTLTGCTISSAVRRGKFLWLGLDGLEVPAVLVAHLGMSGQLLVEEPEAEDEKHLKVRLSLAQHLDYPGELRFVDQRIFGGMFISPLVTTPDGLPAGEGTTEAAIPQAAAHIARDVLDPHRSAEDLYVALRKRSTQLKRAILDQGVISGVGNIYADEALWQAKLSGLLKTATIRRPEVQRLNDALIDVMTRALAAGGTSFDSLYVNVNGASGYFARSLNAYGREGKECLRCAQNGRVSLIRRDAFMGRSSYTCPVCQPRR; this is translated from the coding sequence ATGCCTGAACTGCCAGAGGTGGAAGTAGTCCGTCGCGGACTCGAAAAATGGGTGCGCGGGCGGACCTTGGAGTCCGTGGAAGTTCTGGATCCGCGTTCGGTGCGACGGCACCTTGACGGTCCACAAGACTTTGAACAAACGCTAACTGGTTGCACCATTTCTTCTGCCGTGCGCCGTGGAAAATTCCTCTGGCTCGGTCTTGATGGACTAGAAGTTCCGGCGGTTCTCGTAGCCCACCTAGGCATGAGCGGTCAGCTTTTGGTGGAAGAGCCGGAAGCTGAAGATGAAAAGCATCTCAAGGTCAGGCTCTCTCTTGCGCAGCATCTGGATTATCCAGGTGAACTGAGGTTTGTTGACCAACGGATTTTCGGTGGCATGTTCATCTCGCCGCTGGTAACAACACCGGACGGATTACCAGCCGGTGAAGGAACAACTGAAGCGGCCATTCCACAAGCAGCGGCACATATTGCCCGAGATGTCCTAGATCCGCACCGTAGCGCTGAGGACCTGTATGTCGCCCTGCGTAAACGGAGCACGCAACTGAAGCGCGCGATCTTGGACCAAGGCGTGATCTCTGGAGTGGGTAATATCTACGCGGATGAAGCTTTATGGCAAGCAAAGCTTTCCGGCCTGCTTAAAACAGCTACGATTCGACGTCCAGAAGTACAACGACTTAACGATGCACTGATTGATGTCATGACTCGTGCACTGGCCGCCGGTGGAACAAGCTTTGATTCGCTGTATGTCAATGTTAATGGGGCAAGCGGCTATTTCGCCCGCTCGCTGAATGCCTATGGGCGCGAAGGCAAAGAATGCCTCCGCTGTGCTCAAAACGGCCGGGTGTCATTGATTCGACGTGACGCGTTTATGGGACGTTCCTCTTATACCTGCCCTGTGTGTCAGCCTCGACGCTAA
- a CDS encoding SDR family oxidoreductase gives MSIKPLTVLMIGATGSIGRPAVAQALAQGYTVRALVRDQARAQRQLPEAVELVVGDLTDAQSLRTAVQDVDAIVFTHGSSIQESDVRDVDYAGVANVLAALDGRPVRIALMTAVGTTRPGVPYAAWKRRGERLVRASGNDYTIVRPGWFDYNDADQRQILMRHGDTKQSGGPADGVIARDEIARVLIDSLSNEAANRKTLELEATQGKEQEDLTADFAALQADEPGAFDGVLDSNTVPVSQGPQLFRDDLDRIGSAGR, from the coding sequence ATGAGCATTAAACCGCTGACCGTCTTGATGATCGGCGCTACCGGCAGTATCGGCCGGCCAGCCGTAGCCCAAGCCCTAGCTCAGGGCTACACCGTCCGTGCCCTGGTGCGTGATCAAGCCCGCGCCCAACGCCAGCTACCCGAGGCAGTAGAACTCGTTGTTGGTGACCTCACCGATGCACAGAGCCTACGTACCGCCGTCCAAGATGTTGACGCAATTGTTTTCACCCATGGCTCCAGCATCCAAGAATCGGACGTACGCGATGTCGACTATGCCGGAGTTGCCAACGTACTGGCGGCGTTGGACGGCCGGCCGGTACGCATCGCGCTAATGACGGCAGTGGGCACCACACGCCCCGGTGTTCCCTATGCGGCATGGAAGCGTCGTGGTGAACGACTTGTCCGTGCCAGTGGTAATGACTACACCATCGTTCGTCCGGGCTGGTTCGACTACAACGATGCTGACCAGCGCCAGATCCTTATGCGTCATGGCGATACCAAACAGTCCGGTGGACCGGCTGATGGCGTGATTGCTCGTGATGAGATTGCCCGCGTGCTCATTGATTCTCTGAGCAATGAAGCCGCGAACCGCAAGACACTGGAACTGGAGGCAACACAGGGCAAGGAACAAGAAGATCTCACCGCGGACTTTGCCGCTCTTCAGGCCGATGAGCCAGGGGCATTTGATGGTGTCTTAGATTCCAACACTGTACCGGTGAGCCAAGGGCCACAACTCTTCCGAGATGATTTGGACCGGATCGGCAGTGCAGGCAGGTAA
- a CDS encoding SDR family oxidoreductase: MSKVIVVIGAGLIGQAIARRVGAGQKVLLADINEQNARSAAQVLDDAGFETNTAVVDVSSRESVHALVETATSLGEVTGVIHAAGVSASQASIHQILAVDLYGTALVLEEFGHVIASGGSAVVISSQSGHRLPALSIEDDRALATTPVDQLLELPLLREENLSDGLHAYQLSKRANVLRVQAEAVRWAQRGARVNAISPGIIITPLARDELSGANGAGYQKMIELSPAHRAGTPDEIGTVGELLMTERGAFITGSDILIDGGSTASHFYGPLAGLAPTPKEKP, encoded by the coding sequence ATGAGCAAAGTTATCGTGGTGATCGGTGCGGGGCTGATAGGGCAGGCAATTGCCCGCCGGGTTGGTGCCGGTCAAAAGGTCCTCCTAGCCGATATCAATGAACAGAATGCACGTAGCGCAGCCCAGGTCCTTGACGATGCAGGGTTTGAGACCAATACCGCGGTGGTAGATGTTTCCTCCCGCGAGTCGGTGCACGCTCTGGTAGAAACTGCCACGAGCTTAGGTGAAGTCACCGGCGTAATCCATGCAGCTGGAGTTTCCGCCAGCCAAGCATCCATCCACCAGATCCTCGCGGTAGACCTCTACGGCACAGCTCTAGTCTTGGAAGAATTCGGTCATGTCATTGCTTCAGGTGGCTCTGCCGTGGTGATTTCCTCACAGTCAGGTCACCGCTTACCAGCGCTGAGTATCGAAGATGACCGGGCATTGGCTACCACTCCGGTGGACCAGCTACTTGAATTGCCGTTGCTACGCGAAGAGAACCTCAGTGACGGTTTGCACGCCTACCAGCTCTCCAAGCGCGCCAATGTTCTGCGCGTACAGGCCGAAGCCGTACGCTGGGCACAGCGCGGGGCCAGAGTGAACGCGATCAGCCCGGGAATTATCATCACTCCCCTAGCCCGCGACGAACTTAGTGGCGCCAACGGCGCCGGCTATCAAAAGATGATTGAGCTCTCCCCCGCACACCGAGCAGGTACCCCGGATGAAATCGGCACGGTGGGCGAGCTATTGATGACTGAACGCGGAGCGTTCATTACCGGCAGTGACATCCTTATCGACGGCGGAAGCACCGCCTCCCACTTCTACGGCCCTTTAGCAGGGCTAGCACCCACTCCGAAGGAGAAACCATGA
- a CDS encoding helix-turn-helix transcriptional regulator, with translation MDTTEQVRNFLKSRRDRLQPEDVGLGGGPRRRVPGLRREEVAMLAGMSVEYYVKLERGNLRGVSEGVLTALASALRLSEVEHRHLMDLARTANSGKRASGFSPTRRVRPALQQLLDAMSAPAWVRNGRSDFLAANTLGKALYAPMFTSSLQPPNTARFFFLDPRSRDFYPQWDLIGQQMVASLRAEAGRNPFDRPLTDLIGELSTRSDEFRRWWGEHEVFTHEAATKRIHHPQVGDLVLNYEPMELTSDTGLTMIVYSAEPDSPSADALSLLASLHAHPAEPENEESVQGSVDRY, from the coding sequence ATGGACACCACAGAACAGGTTCGGAATTTTCTTAAGAGTCGCCGTGACCGCTTGCAACCCGAAGATGTCGGACTAGGCGGAGGACCGCGACGCCGCGTGCCAGGGCTACGCCGCGAAGAAGTCGCCATGCTGGCCGGGATGAGCGTGGAATACTACGTGAAGTTGGAACGCGGTAACCTGCGCGGGGTGTCCGAAGGTGTGCTGACAGCACTGGCTAGTGCCTTACGGCTGTCTGAGGTGGAACACCGCCACTTGATGGACCTTGCACGGACAGCAAATAGTGGCAAGCGGGCTTCAGGTTTCTCTCCAACACGGCGCGTGCGACCAGCTTTGCAACAGTTACTGGACGCCATGTCTGCTCCGGCCTGGGTGCGCAATGGGCGCAGTGACTTCTTGGCTGCGAACACTCTTGGCAAGGCACTGTATGCGCCGATGTTCACCTCCAGCTTGCAACCGCCGAACACAGCGCGTTTCTTCTTCCTTGACCCACGTAGTCGCGACTTCTATCCGCAGTGGGATCTCATCGGGCAGCAGATGGTTGCTTCTTTGCGCGCCGAGGCTGGTCGCAACCCCTTTGACCGGCCGCTGACGGACTTGATTGGCGAGTTATCCACGCGCAGTGATGAGTTCCGTCGTTGGTGGGGTGAGCACGAGGTCTTCACCCATGAGGCAGCCACCAAGCGGATCCACCATCCACAAGTTGGTGACCTAGTACTGAACTATGAGCCGATGGAATTGACCTCCGATACCGGTCTAACAATGATCGTTTACAGCGCTGAACCGGACAGCCCCAGCGCCGATGCGCTGTCATTGCTGGCCAGCCTGCATGCCCATCCAGCTGAGCCAGAAAACGAAGAGTCCGTACAGGGTTCAGTAGACCGGTACTGA
- a CDS encoding zinc-binding dehydrogenase translates to MRAAVMYSAGDIRIDTVADPQLQQPTDAVVRVVAGCICGSDLWPYASMEASATGSRMGHEFVGVVEQVGDEVKGIAVGDFVIAPFVASDGTCEFCLEGLQTSCRHGAHWGGSADGGQGEKVRVPQADGTLVVVPAGFDEALIPSLLALSDVMCTGYHAAVAGGVAQGKTVTVIGDGAVGLSAVLSAKLLGATQIILMGRHQARTDLGREFGATEVVAVRGDEGIAKVKELSGGDGTHIVLEAVGLHTALETALAIVRDGGVVSRVGAPQYTEVPFGFGGFMRNITLTGGVAPARNYIPTLLPLVLDGTIQPGRVFDRTVDLDGVPEGYQAMADRQALKVLVRP, encoded by the coding sequence ATGCGTGCAGCAGTCATGTATTCAGCAGGGGACATCCGAATCGACACCGTTGCAGATCCACAGCTTCAGCAGCCTACCGACGCAGTAGTGCGTGTGGTTGCCGGGTGCATCTGCGGATCAGATCTGTGGCCTTACGCTTCCATGGAGGCCTCAGCGACGGGCAGTCGAATGGGACACGAATTTGTTGGTGTGGTGGAACAGGTGGGCGATGAGGTGAAGGGAATCGCCGTGGGCGACTTTGTCATTGCCCCCTTTGTCGCCTCTGACGGAACTTGCGAATTTTGCTTAGAAGGCCTGCAGACCTCCTGCCGGCACGGTGCCCACTGGGGCGGCAGCGCCGATGGCGGCCAGGGTGAGAAGGTACGCGTGCCACAGGCTGACGGTACCTTGGTTGTGGTTCCTGCCGGATTTGATGAGGCGTTAATTCCATCCTTGCTGGCTCTATCAGATGTCATGTGCACTGGATATCACGCCGCGGTGGCCGGTGGTGTAGCACAGGGTAAGACCGTGACGGTCATTGGTGATGGAGCCGTGGGACTAAGCGCCGTACTTTCGGCTAAATTGCTCGGCGCAACACAGATCATTTTGATGGGTCGCCATCAGGCACGTACCGATCTGGGTCGCGAGTTCGGAGCTACCGAAGTGGTCGCCGTACGCGGCGATGAAGGCATTGCCAAGGTCAAGGAACTCAGCGGTGGGGATGGCACCCACATCGTCTTGGAAGCAGTAGGACTGCACACGGCACTAGAGACGGCATTGGCCATTGTCCGAGATGGTGGCGTGGTCAGCCGTGTCGGCGCACCACAGTACACCGAGGTGCCGTTTGGTTTCGGAGGATTCATGCGTAACATCACGCTCACCGGTGGTGTCGCTCCAGCCCGCAACTACATTCCAACGCTGTTGCCCCTGGTGCTGGATGGAACGATCCAGCCCGGTCGCGTCTTTGACCGCACCGTGGACTTGGACGGTGTTCCGGAAGGTTACCAGGCAATGGCTGATCGCCAGGCACTCAAAGTTCTCGTCCGCCCCTAA
- a CDS encoding aldo/keto reductase, giving the protein MASTAPTLTLNNGVQIPALGLGVFQSPPEQTANAVAEALRVGYRHIDTAAAYGNEREVGEGLRRSGISREEVFVETKVWISDYGYESTLKAFETSAGKLGVNVIDLLILHQPVPNRFSDTLDAYRALEKLLADGRVRAIGVSNFMPQHLERLLAETEIVPAVNQVELHPYFTQPEVQRANADAGILTQAWSPIGGITVYPGWGNGLGNVLQDPTIAQIATTHQRSAAQVMLRWHLQQGRSAIPKSVNPSRIAENFDVFGFSLSEDEIAQIDALNTGVRGGPDPEAVR; this is encoded by the coding sequence ATGGCTTCCACTGCACCAACGCTCACCCTTAACAACGGCGTGCAGATTCCCGCTTTGGGGCTCGGCGTTTTCCAGAGCCCACCCGAACAGACTGCCAACGCTGTGGCCGAGGCACTACGCGTCGGCTACCGACACATCGACACCGCTGCAGCTTACGGCAACGAGCGAGAGGTGGGTGAGGGGCTACGCCGTTCCGGTATCTCACGCGAAGAGGTATTTGTTGAGACCAAAGTATGGATTTCCGACTACGGATATGAATCAACGCTCAAGGCCTTTGAAACATCTGCCGGCAAACTTGGTGTGAATGTCATTGACCTGTTGATCTTGCACCAACCGGTACCTAATCGCTTCTCCGACACCTTGGATGCCTACCGTGCACTCGAGAAGTTGTTGGCCGATGGTCGTGTCCGGGCCATTGGAGTCAGTAACTTTATGCCCCAACACCTAGAACGGTTGCTTGCCGAGACTGAAATTGTCCCGGCCGTCAACCAGGTGGAATTGCACCCGTACTTCACCCAGCCAGAAGTGCAACGGGCCAATGCCGACGCGGGAATCTTGACCCAGGCATGGTCACCGATTGGTGGCATCACCGTCTACCCAGGATGGGGTAATGGACTGGGCAATGTCCTGCAGGATCCAACTATTGCTCAGATTGCCACTACGCATCAGCGCAGTGCTGCCCAAGTGATGCTGCGTTGGCACTTGCAGCAAGGGCGTAGCGCCATCCCAAAGTCGGTGAATCCGTCGCGCATTGCCGAGAACTTTGACGTCTTTGGATTCTCACTTTCTGAAGACGAGATTGCCCAGATCGATGCATTGAATACCGGTGTGCGTGGTGGCCCGGATCCTGAGGCTGTGCGTTAG
- a CDS encoding MFS transporter, producing the protein MTTTTPTIKRQRLGFLAASLSLGTVFAAAGSPVSLYETYRLEDGIGTGQLAVVAASYFIAVAVALLFFGRVSDYLGRKPVAFAALGFAVVGCLLMLNVQSATPLIIGRAMQGLGGGLASSAVAAYIVDAAPTKPAWLASTITGTVPMFGLPVGALLSGALVEYGPAPRQLVYLVFIILLALCASLIALSPETVDRSPGASKSIRPKLALPPESRRVLPYAAAVILGTWVMGAFYQSFGPTVAGEQFGTTNALLAAAVFASIMLFNPLGGLLTGRLSPAKKQRLGMALFLFAITGVVASLAMNATIPFLIASLIAGAGWGAAFSGSVQSLLTNARPQERSGILATIYLISYSSAAIPGLIAGALTHVLSLLHIALVMSAVTLLCSLFVLTFAKEPHSTH; encoded by the coding sequence TTGACCACCACCACGCCCACCATCAAACGCCAACGTCTCGGTTTCCTGGCAGCCAGTCTCTCGTTGGGCACCGTCTTTGCGGCCGCTGGTTCCCCAGTCTCCCTTTATGAGACCTACCGTCTGGAGGATGGGATTGGCACCGGTCAGCTGGCCGTTGTTGCAGCTTCCTATTTCATTGCTGTGGCCGTGGCACTGTTATTTTTTGGCCGCGTCTCTGATTACCTGGGACGCAAGCCGGTTGCCTTCGCAGCGCTCGGTTTCGCCGTAGTTGGTTGCCTGCTAATGCTCAATGTCCAAAGCGCCACCCCGCTGATCATAGGGCGGGCAATGCAAGGACTTGGCGGCGGACTCGCTTCCAGCGCCGTCGCCGCCTACATTGTCGACGCCGCACCGACTAAGCCGGCCTGGCTGGCCTCGACCATCACCGGTACCGTTCCCATGTTTGGCTTACCTGTTGGTGCGCTACTTTCTGGAGCACTCGTGGAGTATGGGCCCGCTCCGCGTCAGCTTGTCTATCTTGTATTCATCATCCTTCTTGCACTGTGCGCTTCCCTCATTGCATTGAGCCCGGAGACGGTAGACCGTAGTCCGGGGGCATCAAAGAGTATCCGCCCCAAATTGGCTCTGCCACCGGAATCACGTCGTGTTCTGCCCTACGCCGCCGCCGTGATCCTCGGAACCTGGGTCATGGGTGCCTTCTATCAGAGCTTTGGACCAACGGTGGCAGGTGAGCAGTTCGGCACCACCAACGCTCTTTTGGCAGCAGCGGTCTTCGCCTCGATCATGCTGTTCAACCCGCTCGGTGGGTTGCTGACCGGTCGCCTTAGCCCCGCGAAGAAACAGCGTTTAGGCATGGCCCTTTTCCTGTTTGCCATTACCGGGGTGGTTGCGAGCCTAGCAATGAACGCAACCATTCCCTTCCTCATCGCCAGTCTTATCGCGGGAGCCGGCTGGGGTGCCGCATTTTCCGGTTCCGTTCAGTCTCTACTTACTAACGCACGGCCACAAGAACGCTCAGGAATTCTGGCAACCATTTACCTTATCTCCTACAGCTCTGCCGCAATCCCGGGGTTAATTGCAGGAGCTCTGACCCATGTACTTTCTTTGTTGCACATTGCGCTGGTGATGAGCGCTGTGACTTTGCTCTGTTCACTCTTCGTGCTCACTTTCGCCAAAGAGCCACATTCCACACACTAG